Proteins co-encoded in one Chionomys nivalis chromosome 6, mChiNiv1.1, whole genome shotgun sequence genomic window:
- the Madcam1 gene encoding mucosal addressin cell adhesion molecule 1 isoform X1 has product MESSLALLLALATVPFQPGGGQSLHVDPPEPEVAVARGTSLQLTCSLSCDEDIARVQWRGLDTDLGNVQNLPDSSILSIHGMLTDTGTRTCVGSCGTRTLQHRTMILVYAFPDQLVMSPETLAPGQDQEVACTAHNISGPDRLSFALLLGNQTLEGVRALEPEQEEETQEAEGMPLFRMTQRWLLPSLETPPPPALYCQVTMQMFNLTLTHRMELPVLQSRTSPEPTTTTSTEPYFVTPSHTTETSSTGLPSTTLPSTLPHSALSPRTLNSAGTCHPEIHQDQEAGWQLLCEARCEPGVTVRWTLAPGDLAAYHKREAGAQAWLSMPPPGPIPEGWFQCRMDPGGQVASLYVSGQVVPKASSVITLWIGSLALGLLALAFLAYRLWKCYPPSPHPDTSSCTLL; this is encoded by the exons ATGGAGTCCAGCCTGGCCCTCCTGCTAGCCCTGGCCACGGTGCCCTTCCAGCCTGGCGGCG GCCAGTCCCTTCATGTGGATCCCCCTGAGCCTGAGGTAGCGGTGGCCAGGGGCACATCCCTCCAGCTCACCTGCAGCCTGTCCTGTGATGAGGACATAGCCCGGGTGCAGTGGCGTGGACTGGACACCGACCTGGGCAATGTGCAGAACCTCCCTGACAGCAGCATCCTCTCTATACACGGCATGCTGACAGACACAGGCACCCGTACGTGTGTGGGCTCCTGTGGGACCCGCACCCTCCAGCACCGCACGATGATCCTTGTCTATG CCTTCCCAGACCAGCTGGTGATGTCCCCAGAGACACTTGCACCTGGACAGGACCAAGAAGTGGCCTGCACGGCCCACAACATCTCAGGCCCAGACAGACTCTCCTTCGCCCTGCTACTGGGAAACCAGACACTGGAGGGTGTCCGGGCCCTGGAACCAGAGCAAGAAGAGGAGACACAGGAGGCCGAGGGCATGCCGCTGTTCCGAATGACGCAGCGCTGGCTGTTACCCTCCCTGGAgacccctccccctcctgcccTTTACTGCCAGGTCACCATGCAGATGTTCAACCTAACGCTGACCCACAGGATGGAGCTTCCAG TCCTACAGAGCCGGACCTCACCAgagcccaccaccaccacctctaccgaGCCCTACTTTGTGACCCCATCACACACTACTGAGACCAGCTCCACTGGGCTCCCCAGCACAACCCTGCCATCTACCCTTCCTCACTCCGCACTTAGCCCCAGGACTCTGAACTCCGCTGGAACCTGCCATCCCGAGATCCACCAGGACCAGGAGGCCGGCTGGCAGCTTCTCTGTGAGGCGCGCTGTGAGCCTGGAGTGACTGTGCGCTGGACCCTGGCTCCTGGCGACCTGGCAGCCTACCACAAGAGGGAGGCCGGGGCCCAGGCATGGCTAAGCATGCCACCCCCAGGTCCCATTCCTGAGGGCTGGTTCCAGTGTCGCATGGACCCAGGGGGGCAGGTAGCCAGTCTGTATGTCTCCGGCCAGGTGGTCCCAAAagcct CCTCCGTCATCACCCTATGGATTGGCAGCTTGGCGTTGGGACTGCTCGCGCTGGCCTTCCTTGCCTACCGCCTGTGGAAATGCTACCCACCAAGTCCTCACCCAGACACCAGCTCATGCACCCTCCTATGA
- the Madcam1 gene encoding mucosal addressin cell adhesion molecule 1 isoform X2 has translation MESSLALLLALATVPFQPGGGQSLHVDPPEPEVAVARGTSLQLTCSLSCDEDIARVQWRGLDTDLGNVQNLPDSSILSIHGMLTDTGTRTCVGSCGTRTLQHRTMILVYAFPDQLVMSPETLAPGQDQEVACTAHNISGPDRLSFALLLGNQTLEGVRALEPEQEEETQEAEGMPLFRMTQRWLLPSLETPPPPALYCQVTMQMFNLTLTHRMELPASVITLWIGSLALGLLALAFLAYRLWKCYPPSPHPDTSSCTLL, from the exons ATGGAGTCCAGCCTGGCCCTCCTGCTAGCCCTGGCCACGGTGCCCTTCCAGCCTGGCGGCG GCCAGTCCCTTCATGTGGATCCCCCTGAGCCTGAGGTAGCGGTGGCCAGGGGCACATCCCTCCAGCTCACCTGCAGCCTGTCCTGTGATGAGGACATAGCCCGGGTGCAGTGGCGTGGACTGGACACCGACCTGGGCAATGTGCAGAACCTCCCTGACAGCAGCATCCTCTCTATACACGGCATGCTGACAGACACAGGCACCCGTACGTGTGTGGGCTCCTGTGGGACCCGCACCCTCCAGCACCGCACGATGATCCTTGTCTATG CCTTCCCAGACCAGCTGGTGATGTCCCCAGAGACACTTGCACCTGGACAGGACCAAGAAGTGGCCTGCACGGCCCACAACATCTCAGGCCCAGACAGACTCTCCTTCGCCCTGCTACTGGGAAACCAGACACTGGAGGGTGTCCGGGCCCTGGAACCAGAGCAAGAAGAGGAGACACAGGAGGCCGAGGGCATGCCGCTGTTCCGAATGACGCAGCGCTGGCTGTTACCCTCCCTGGAgacccctccccctcctgcccTTTACTGCCAGGTCACCATGCAGATGTTCAACCTAACGCTGACCCACAGGATGGAGCTTCCAG CCTCCGTCATCACCCTATGGATTGGCAGCTTGGCGTTGGGACTGCTCGCGCTGGCCTTCCTTGCCTACCGCCTGTGGAAATGCTACCCACCAAGTCCTCACCCAGACACCAGCTCATGCACCCTCCTATGA
- the Tpgs1 gene encoding tubulin polyglutamylase complex subunit 1: MAAVEKRRPAVAPAANFADSGRTSVSQAAAAAESEEDFLRQLGVTEMLRAALLKVLETRPEEPIAFLAHYFENMGLRSPTNGGAGEPPGQLLLQQQRLGRALWHLRLAHHSQRTAFNNNVSVAYECLSASGRKKKPGLDGRTYSELLKRVCRDGGAPEEVVAPLLRKIQCRDHEAVPLGIFRAGMLSCFVLLEFVARASALFQLLEDPGLAVADRRVGQAVLDTLEGALGTGDLAAAPTHYLEAGSRLGPDSLARALDRAATGRRPSVPMAREEFLEKAAALFIAKVKPVG; the protein is encoded by the exons ATGGCGGCAGTAGAGAAGCGGCGGCCGGCAGTAGCACCAGCGGCCAATTTCGCGGACAGCGGCCGGACGTCGGTGTCTCAGGCGGCGGCCGCAGCCGAGAGCGAAGAGGACTTCCTCCGGCAGCTCGGCGTGACGGAAATGCTGCGCGCGGCCCTACTGAAGGTGCTGGAGACGCGGCCCGAGGAGCCCATCGCCTTCTTGGCGCACTACTTCGAGAACATGGGCCTGCGCTCGCCAACCAACGGCGGCGCCGGGGAGCCCCCGGGTCAGCTCCTCTTGCAGCAACAGCGCCTGGGCCGCGCGCTGTGGCACCTTCGCCTGGCTCACCACTCGCAGAG GACGGCCTTCAACAACAACGTGAGTGTGGCCTACGAGTGTTTGAGCGCCAGTGGTCGCAAGAAGAAGCCAGGACTGGACGGGCGCACCTACAGTGAGCTGCTGAAGCGTGTGTGCAGGGACGGCGGGGCACCCGAGGAGGTAGTGGCGCCGCTTCTGCGCAAGATCCAGTGCCGGGACCACGAAGCTGTGCCACTGGGCATCTTCCGGGCCGGCATGCTGTCGTGCTTCGTGCTGCTGGAGTTCGTGGCGCGAGCCAGCGCCCTCTTTCAGCTGCTGGAGGACCCAGGCCTGGCAGTGGCCGATAGACGAGTGGGCCAGGCCGTACTGGACACACTCGAGGGCGCGCTGGGCACAGGAGACCTAGCGGCAGCGCCCACACACTACCTAGAGGCCGGTTCCCGCCTGGGCCCCGACAGTCTGGCACGTGCCCTGGACAGGGCAGCAACAGGACGGCGGCCCAGCGTGCCCATGGCCCGAGAGGAGTTCCTGGAGAAGGCTGCAGCGCTCTTCATTGCCAAGGTCAAGCCTGTGGGTTGA
- the LOC130876236 gene encoding protein S100-A11-like — translation MSKPTETERCIESLIAVFQKYSGKDGNSCQLSKTEFLTFMNTELAAFTKNPGVLDRMMKKLDLNSDGQLDFQEFLNLIGGLAVACHNSFLMSSQKRF, via the coding sequence AtgtccaaacccacagagactgaGCGATGCATCGAGTCCCTGATTGCCGTTTTCCAAAAGTACAGTGGGAAGGATGGGAACAGCTGCCAACTCTCCAAAACCGAGTTCCTCACCTTCATGAACACGGAGCTGGCTGCCTTCACGAAGAACCCTGGTGTCCTGGACCGCATGATGAAGAAGCTGGATCTCAACAGTGATGGGCAGCTAGATTTCCAAGAGTTTCTCAACCTCATTGGTGGCTTAGCCGTAGCATGCCATAATTCCTTCCTCATGAGTTCCCAGAAGCGTTTCTaa
- the Cdc34 gene encoding ubiquitin-conjugating enzyme E2 R1 isoform X2 translates to MARQLVPSSQKALLLELKGLQEEPVEGFRVTLVDEGDLYNWEVAIFGPPNTYYEGGYFKARLKFPIDYPYSPPAFRFLTKMWHPNIYETGDVCISILHPPVDDPQSGELPSERWNPTQNVRTILLSVISLLNEPNTFSPANVDASVMYRKWKESKGKDREYTDIIRRSWGPRWTQSVMA, encoded by the exons atGGCCAGGCAGCTGGTGCCCAGCTCGCAGAAGGCGCTGCTGCTAGAGCTGAAGGGGCTGCAGGAGGAGCCGGTGGAGGGTTTCCGGGTGACGCTGGTGGACGAGGGCGACCTGTACAACTGGGAGGTAGCCATCTTCGGGCCCCCCAACACGTACTACGAGGGCGGCTACTTCAAG GCTCGCCTCAAGTTCCCCATCGATTACCCATATTCCCCACCAGCCTTCCGGTTCCTCACCAAGATGTGGCACCCCAACATTTATGAG ACAGGGGACGTGTGCATCTCCATCCTCCATCCCCCAGTTGACGACCCTCAGAGTGGGGAGCTGCCCTCAGAGCGGTGGAACCCCACACAGAATGTCAG GACCATCCTCCTGAGTGTGATCTCCCTGCTGAATGAGCCCAACACCTTCTCGCCCGCCAATGTGGATGCCTCAGTGATGTACAGAAAGTGGAAGGAGAGCAAGGGAAAGGACCGGGAGTACACAGACATCATCCG